The nucleotide sequence CAGACACAGCAGACCCCCGGGGCCGATGGTGCAGTCGACGTTGACGAACACGAGTCCGGTCAGGTGCATCCCAGcaaggccccccacccccccgcccccggcccggccgGGCGCAGCGGTGGACGGGACACGACGTCCACAAACGGGGAGACACAGGTCTGAATGGAAAGCAGTCGTTGCTTTAATTCTGGTCAGGATCCCCACCGGGGCCCTGCCAGGCCTGCCCGCGGCGGGGCCACTGCCCGCTCCGTTGACATgattgtttacaaaaataaatatgaacaaagCAACTCTCGAGGGCTCGTGGAGTCAGTCCGACAGCAAGTAGATATGCGTAAGCGTCCGGCACTCGTCCTAATTGCACCAAAAGAATCTGGAAGCACTTGATTTGGTCTCGGAGGCAAGACGGGAGGAGGGGCGGGCGCCGCCTCCCGGGCCCCTCACATCTCGGAGTCCGCGTACATCCCGTTGATCAGATAGTCTACCTGCGTGTACTCCTTCTTCCTGTAGCTCTCGTAGGCTTGCAGGCCCAGCAGAACCAAGACCACGAGGAAGAGGGTCACCCCGAGCAAGAGCACCGCCAGCAGGAAACTTTTGTTCACcagggcctggggaaggggccgGGTGGTGACCACCAGGTACGGGCCCTGCGTGCTAAGCGGGCACGGGGCCGAGGCTGGCACCTGGGAGCCCCCCGAGCTCCCCGGTGTCGGGGCGGTGGACGCGGTACCAGGCGGGGTTTCGGGCCGCACCTGCTGTGGCGTCCGGGGCGTGTCTGGGCCCGCAGCTCCCCGGGTAGACGGCGCGGGGCCTGGCCGCGTCGTGGGGGCCGTGGCCTCcaccttgggggtgggggcggagtcAGGGGCCGGTGCCGGCGGCGTGCTGGCAGCCGGCTCCCGGGCCTGGGCCTCGGTGGCGGTCACTGCTGTGGTGGACACGGGAGCCACGGGAGCCGTGGATGGGCGGGTGGGCTCTGGGGTTGTGTCGGCGAGGGTGGGCGTGGGCCCACTTGTCGTGCCAGCCCCGGGCCGGGCCGTCGACGCCCGGACGGCGGGGCCTCGTGTGGACGCGTCAAGCGCGTGGGGACTCGCGGGGGGCGCGGGGCTGGCTACGGGAGGGCCGCGCGTGCCTGTCGGGGCGCTGGCATTTGCTGTGGTGCCAGCTGTGGTCCGAGCAACGGTGGCCGACGTCGCGGGCGCCGTCGTTCTTGGCAGCGGGCTGACACTCGGGGCCGGCGCGGGGGCTGCGCCGGGAGCGGTCGCGGAGGACGGGGTCCGCCGTGTCGACGCCGCCGAAGCTGGTGAGGGTCCCCCGGAGGCTGCCGGGCCAGCTGTGTCTGTCCTGAATGTGCTCCCTGCTGTGACTGCAGGAGAGCTGGGGTCGGCCCCCAGAGTCCCTGTGGTCAGTGTGACAGGAGGCGTCAGCACGGTCATCGTTCCAGACGTGTCATTAAGGACTCTTACAGCCGCCGTCACCGAGGCATTCTTGGATGAATTAGCTGTCTGGCTAAAGACTAGGTGCCCTTAAAgtcagaaaagggagaaaaagatacAGTCACTTTCCATCCTGGGCAGGTGGATTATTCAGGgagcgtctttttttttttttttttttaaatgtttttatttatttttgagacagagcatgagcaggggaggggcagagagagagggagacacagaatccgaagcaggctccaggctccgagccgtcagcacagagccccatgcggggctcgaactcacgaactgcgagatcatgacctgagctgaagccggacgctcaaccaactgagcccccccaggcgccccatcagggAACGTCTTAATTTCTGGCCCACTGGCCTGGCCGGTGAGGGCTGACCCCACAGTGCAGCGAAATAAAGGAGGGGACGTGGGAGCACGTTCCCCTCCCATCTCCTCCCGCACACATCGAGCCTGCCGCCCACCGGAGAGGCGCTCGCCACTCTGACGTGAAAACTCCCTTCCCTCTGAACCTTGAGCCCATGGAAGGGCTAAGAAGCTTCCCTCTCTGATCCAATTCCGAAACATCAGACAGAGTGAAAGTCTCACCTCAGAGGCGTGATTGACCATTAACAAAACGCATCAAACACACACCCAGGTTTACAAAGCAGACAAACCACGGCCCGGATGGTCACACCATGAAAGAATTCTTGGCTTTATGAAAGGATTTGCGGCAGGAATTCCTGGAGATGAACGGTGCCTCGCACGGAGCAGGAGTGTAATGAAATATTTGATGTATGAACAGACGAATTCCTCAGTGACAGGATCAGGTTTACAGGAGAAATTTTCCAGGGCCAAGCAAACGACCCTCTCAGGGCTCAGAGGTCAGTCCCCTGGGGGCTTTCTACTCAAGCTGGCCCCAGAGAAGCTTGGCCTGACGGCCCTCCCCGGcctagcacctgggtggccctgggGCTCCTGTCTCGCTGGCCTAGGCCTGCACACGTCCCTTGGGCTCAGGGTGCTTTGGGACCACTGCAGGCCTGACTAGCAATCACACGGCTTTCTCACTTACGTAGATCCTGGGATGGAGCTTTGCTTTCAGATAAGGACAAGGAGGAAATCCAAACGAGCACAAGGGCTGTCCACATCTTGTGGGTGAGCCAGGAGCAAGGCTGGGCGGTCCCTGAGGTTCCCAGCTGGCCACTCCTCAGGCTGCTAACAATTCCCTGCTGCCGGGCTGAAGGATCTGTGGTCAAGAAAGAAGGCGTCTGGTCAGTAACGCACAGCCTCACCTGGGACATGGGGCATGGGTCTGTGCCTGCCATGGAGGGTTCTGGAAGGTCCGCAAACTGAGCCTAGTCTTCCCACCGGGGCCTGGCACCCAGGGAGCCTGAGATGCGTCTCAACCATGGTGGTCTAGTGATCTGCCCGGTGCCTGTATTTGACAGGCTCAAAGCACTCCTTGACCCAACTTCACTCTGTGTCTCAACCTCCCAAGTGCCCATTCTCCCACCCAGAGTTCCTGGTGTGAAAGAGGAGTAGACAGAGGGTCAAGACCTGACCATGCTCACAGGCCCAAGGCCTGTCAATCACCAAGATTGGCCAAGATCACGTATCAAGCCCAACACACTTCTGTGCACCCCACGATGGCTGACCACACCCTTCACATGGGAGATATCATTTAGCTAGCCAGCCAGCCATCACCCATTCATCTATCTAACCATCATGTATCATTCGTTCATCCATCTattatccacccacccatccatcagtCTATCCAGCCaacatccatccacctgtctgtccaCCTACTaccacatccatccatccatccatcaacccaTTCACCAGccactccatccatccatccatccatcaacccaTTCACCAGccactccatccatccatccatccatccatcaacccaTTCACCAGccactccatccatccatccatccatccatccatccatccatcaacccaTTCACCAGccactccatccatccatccatccatccatccatcaacccaTTCACCAGccactccatccatccatccatccatccatccatccatcaacccaTTCACCAGccactccatccatccatccatccatccatccatccatccatcctccatctctccatcatccatccactcatccattcatccaatcTTCTGAGTGCCTGCTCATGTGCCGAGCAGTGCACTTAGAACAAAAAGATGAA is from Neofelis nebulosa isolate mNeoNeb1 chromosome 10, mNeoNeb1.pri, whole genome shotgun sequence and encodes:
- the C10H11orf24 gene encoding uncharacterized protein C11orf24 homolog isoform X1 translates to MRLLAEWGTCPCRPCAPEHAMAWGCASSLLSRPAQPDLGRRAHGAKPAALHGGRWPSLGARPERLPLVSVHGPARRATCLVSGRRARRGPREGFTTEWEKEESKRERQRSPEGGLFADPSARQQGIVSSLRSGQLGTSGTAQPCSWLTHKMWTALVLVWISSLSLSESKAPSQDLRHLVFSQTANSSKNASVTAAVRVLNDTSGTMTVLTPPVTLTTGTLGADPSSPAVTAGSTFRTDTAGPAASGGPSPASAASTRRTPSSATAPGAAPAPAPSVSPLPRTTAPATSATVARTTAGTTANASAPTGTRGPPVASPAPPASPHALDASTRGPAVRASTARPGAGTTSGPTPTLADTTPEPTRPSTAPVAPVSTTAVTATEAQAREPAASTPPAPAPDSAPTPKVEATAPTTRPGPAPSTRGAAGPDTPRTPQQVRPETPPGTASTAPTPGSSGGSQVPASAPCPLSTQGPYLVVTTRPLPQALVNKSFLLAVLLLGVTLFLVVLVLLGLQAYESYRKKEYTQVDYLINGMYADSEM
- the C10H11orf24 gene encoding uncharacterized protein C11orf24 homolog isoform X2 — protein: MWTALVLVWISSLSLSESKAPSQDLRHLVFSQTANSSKNASVTAAVRVLNDTSGTMTVLTPPVTLTTGTLGADPSSPAVTAGSTFRTDTAGPAASGGPSPASAASTRRTPSSATAPGAAPAPAPSVSPLPRTTAPATSATVARTTAGTTANASAPTGTRGPPVASPAPPASPHALDASTRGPAVRASTARPGAGTTSGPTPTLADTTPEPTRPSTAPVAPVSTTAVTATEAQAREPAASTPPAPAPDSAPTPKVEATAPTTRPGPAPSTRGAAGPDTPRTPQQVRPETPPGTASTAPTPGSSGGSQVPASAPCPLSTQGPYLVVTTRPLPQALVNKSFLLAVLLLGVTLFLVVLVLLGLQAYESYRKKEYTQVDYLINGMYADSEM